In Fluviispira sanaruensis, a genomic segment contains:
- a CDS encoding ParB/Srx family N-terminal domain-containing protein, with translation MNMKVKSLILLYIIGASSLGAISCTVPTSHVLQKLHSTHTECIDSVTKQVIIYPKCSNTSEPGEICSIAFADIRPTQFTYGDSYVLDMKQRFTGKPSIAQEFFCKKPPSLVIGPKNAEGFYLTDGHHRMKLAEKLMKEDSNIFTILVQIDKNIYLSNPDMDQNAFWDEMIKNNDVYLKDKGISRSPEELPKRISNVTNDPYRSLAGFIADDISKFCFDTSLPSYGNFAEFFWGDYFRETKGFENYTDEKNYQTIKERIQNYRLPGSDKIVNLCKISEAEKLPGYIKD, from the coding sequence ATGAATATGAAGGTAAAAAGCTTGATTTTATTATATATTATAGGGGCGAGCTCATTAGGAGCAATAAGTTGTACAGTGCCAACAAGTCATGTCTTGCAAAAATTACATTCAACTCACACTGAATGTATTGATTCTGTAACAAAACAAGTAATAATATATCCAAAATGCTCTAACACTTCAGAACCAGGGGAAATCTGCTCTATTGCATTTGCTGACATCCGTCCGACACAATTTACTTACGGTGATTCTTATGTTCTGGACATGAAGCAGCGATTTACAGGTAAGCCTTCTATAGCACAAGAGTTTTTTTGTAAGAAGCCACCTAGTTTAGTTATAGGTCCGAAAAACGCTGAAGGTTTTTATCTGACTGATGGTCATCATAGAATGAAACTCGCAGAAAAACTGATGAAAGAGGATTCCAATATCTTTACTATTCTCGTTCAAATCGATAAAAATATTTATTTAAGCAATCCTGATATGGATCAAAATGCGTTTTGGGATGAAATGATAAAAAACAATGATGTTTATCTCAAAGATAAAGGAATCTCTCGGAGTCCAGAAGAACTTCCAAAGAGAATATCTAATGTTACAAATGACCCCTACCGTTCTTTAGCTGGATTTATCGCAGATGATATATCTAAATTTTGTTTTGACACTTCCTTGCCTTCATATGGTAACTTTGCAGAGTTTTTTTGGGGAGATTATTTTAGAGAAACCAAAGGATTTGAGAATTATACAGATGAGAAAAATTATCAAACCATAAAGGAAAGAATACAAAATTATCGTTTGCCAGGATCTGACAAAATTGTAAATTTATGTAAAATTTCTGAAGCAGAGAAACTTCCTGGGTATATAAAAGATTAA
- a CDS encoding SDR family NAD(P)-dependent oxidoreductase produces the protein MKFMEIKSKTPRIIDTHRKPLAVITGATSGIGYSFAVKFAKEGYDLLLIARDTQRLNQIEHDLSNNYNTKVYILTADLTKREALIKIESYLKNEAIDIDVLINNAGFGIHGAFQDTEINRELEMVDLQISTTLALTKMILPNMQKRKSGYILNVGSVYSFTPVPFQSVYGGCKSFLYSFSSSLAYETKKDGINVTLLCPGITKTEFRLRSKVGRYAQNINNKLSRNKQKGMEPDLVAEQGYKALMRGDRICIPGLTNRIFVQIATRLPTSFLNSALTLINNFRGVNPKNA, from the coding sequence ATGAAATTTATGGAAATCAAAAGCAAAACACCTCGCATAATTGATACGCATAGAAAACCCTTAGCCGTGATAACAGGGGCAACGAGTGGTATAGGCTATTCATTTGCTGTTAAGTTTGCAAAAGAGGGTTATGACTTATTGTTAATAGCTCGCGATACACAAAGATTAAATCAAATAGAACATGATCTTTCGAATAATTATAATACTAAAGTATATATTTTAACTGCAGATCTCACAAAAAGAGAAGCGCTCATTAAAATAGAAAGTTATTTAAAAAATGAAGCTATTGATATCGATGTTCTCATTAACAATGCAGGATTTGGTATACATGGAGCTTTTCAAGACACAGAAATAAATAGAGAGCTTGAAATGGTTGATCTACAAATTAGCACCACACTTGCTCTGACAAAAATGATTTTACCTAATATGCAAAAAAGAAAATCAGGTTATATATTGAACGTTGGTTCTGTTTATTCATTCACGCCAGTTCCATTTCAATCCGTTTATGGTGGATGCAAATCATTTTTATATTCATTTTCATCTTCTCTTGCTTATGAAACTAAAAAAGACGGTATTAACGTAACATTATTATGCCCCGGAATCACTAAAACTGAATTCAGACTGCGCTCAAAAGTGGGGCGCTATGCGCAAAATATAAATAATAAACTGAGTCGAAACAAACAAAAAGGAATGGAGCCTGACCTTGTTGCAGAGCAAGGTTACAAGGCACTTATGCGAGGGGACAGAATTTGCATACCAGGACTAACCAATCGAATCTTCGTGCAAATTGCGACTCGTTTGCCCACTTCTTTTCTTAATTCTGCTCTTACTTTGATTAACAACTTCAGGGGCGTCAATCCCAAAAACGCCTAA
- a CDS encoding lysophospholipid acyltransferase family protein — protein sequence MTENQSSKAPSEVIRLKDSNSSIFVKYTVERLKFQRIINFLVLMPFCGGIILIFKYIMRYKINEMNSIRKQFKEITKNDNPIIICSNHLTFIDSCLIIWALAPLIWYQFNFNYFSWNLPAGDFFGKKKRYRLIALLCKCIFIHRDASPNHHNEILDICKKLLIRGEIVTIFPEGKRSRTGNFDPNQLTYGVGKIIQCVPKCRVLCVYIRGDKQESYSNYPIKGSSFYMKMETITPQTALTGKEGCSEIVNQIAQTIKKQEELYFSKHKSGVIKRNEIYGNQKQNTSHN from the coding sequence ATGACTGAAAATCAAAGTTCGAAAGCTCCTAGTGAAGTTATACGTTTGAAAGATTCTAATTCTTCAATTTTTGTGAAATATACAGTTGAGCGATTAAAGTTTCAGCGGATCATCAATTTTCTTGTACTCATGCCATTTTGTGGTGGGATCATTCTCATTTTTAAATATATAATGCGTTATAAAATAAATGAAATGAACTCTATTCGTAAACAATTTAAAGAAATAACAAAAAATGACAATCCAATTATTATATGCTCAAATCACCTTACATTCATAGATTCTTGCCTAATCATTTGGGCTTTAGCCCCACTCATTTGGTATCAATTTAATTTTAATTACTTTTCTTGGAATTTACCTGCAGGAGATTTTTTTGGCAAAAAGAAACGCTACCGCCTGATTGCTTTGCTTTGTAAATGTATTTTTATCCACCGAGATGCTTCACCAAATCATCACAATGAGATTTTAGACATATGCAAAAAACTTCTCATAAGAGGAGAGATTGTTACGATTTTTCCTGAAGGGAAAAGAAGTAGGACAGGAAATTTTGATCCTAACCAGTTGACTTACGGTGTAGGCAAAATTATTCAATGCGTCCCTAAATGTCGAGTTCTCTGCGTTTATATTAGAGGAGATAAACAAGAGAGCTATTCAAACTACCCAATTAAGGGATCAAGCTTTTATATGAAAATGGAAACGATAACTCCACAAACAGCATTAACAGGAAAAGAGGGGTGTAGTGAGATTGTGAATCAAATCGCGCAAACAATTAAAAAACAAGAAGAACTTTATTTTTCAAAACATAAATCAGGAGTTATTAAGCGCAATGAAATTTATGGAAATCAAAAGCAAAACACCTCGCATAATTGA
- a CDS encoding fatty acyl-CoA reductase, which translates to MKISDLSIQESFGGKTVLLIGGSGFIGKVWLSMLVDFIPDIKKIYILVRPNKGKEGNLRFSEIYTKSPAFVKLHQKFGNNIENLSNIEAITGDICSVKLGLNKAVLAKLIEETDLVVNFAADLRFSAPLDQMLQTNSGGALNIAEFILSTKKAKLLHVSTCYVAGMADGLVSEKLSKNISPNGARFSAQDEYNWGMQESLGARSRSATDKELKLIGTLRAERLGWPNTYTYTKALGEILLSEKLPRDRLCIFRPSIVESAEKYPFPGWNEDFNGTAPFIQMLSSRYRLLVAKPNHNLDIIPVDYVARGLTIASSALLSHKHLDIYHSSTSALNPLSVALATDYICQYYKTFERKRIDGILFPYPKIKFISPKHIFSGPSLTKIEKTFSFFIDKIKLEKNSSYMLSRFGISNKLEIIKRKAKSIDVIMNVYKPFIYDYNYTFKSENLMAHRVAEKEFSYNPTEINWDRYWREIHIPGLNRWCLSQLKTLSNKKKELT; encoded by the coding sequence ATGAAGATATCTGATCTCTCCATTCAAGAAAGCTTTGGAGGTAAAACTGTACTTCTCATAGGAGGGAGTGGATTTATCGGTAAGGTTTGGCTTTCCATGCTTGTCGATTTCATTCCTGATATAAAAAAAATATATATTTTGGTTCGCCCCAATAAAGGCAAAGAGGGAAATCTTCGTTTTAGTGAGATTTATACTAAAAGTCCTGCTTTCGTTAAATTGCATCAAAAATTTGGAAATAATATTGAAAATCTTAGCAATATTGAGGCTATCACAGGAGATATTTGTTCGGTAAAACTCGGACTCAATAAGGCGGTTTTAGCAAAATTAATAGAAGAAACAGATCTCGTCGTTAATTTCGCAGCTGATTTAAGATTTTCAGCCCCACTCGATCAAATGTTGCAAACGAACTCAGGCGGGGCACTCAATATAGCTGAATTTATTTTATCAACTAAAAAAGCAAAGTTATTGCACGTATCAACTTGTTACGTTGCCGGAATGGCTGATGGATTGGTTTCTGAAAAATTATCAAAAAATATTTCTCCAAATGGAGCAAGATTTTCTGCACAAGATGAATACAATTGGGGTATGCAGGAATCCCTAGGTGCGCGTTCAAGAAGCGCAACTGATAAAGAATTAAAATTAATTGGTACCTTAAGAGCTGAACGTTTGGGCTGGCCAAATACGTACACATATACAAAAGCTCTTGGTGAAATACTTTTATCTGAAAAATTACCTCGCGATCGCCTCTGTATTTTCCGACCAAGTATTGTTGAATCTGCAGAAAAATATCCTTTTCCCGGCTGGAACGAAGACTTTAACGGAACAGCACCCTTTATCCAAATGCTGAGTTCAAGATATCGCCTTTTAGTGGCTAAACCAAATCATAATTTAGATATTATTCCAGTTGATTATGTTGCAAGAGGCTTAACAATTGCAAGTTCAGCTCTTTTGAGTCACAAACATTTAGATATATATCACAGTTCAACTTCTGCTTTAAATCCTTTATCAGTTGCTTTGGCTACAGATTATATTTGTCAATATTATAAGACATTCGAAAGAAAAAGAATAGATGGTATATTATTTCCATATCCAAAAATAAAATTTATTTCGCCCAAACATATATTTTCTGGTCCCAGTCTGACAAAGATTGAAAAAACATTTTCTTTCTTTATTGATAAAATAAAATTAGAAAAAAATTCATCCTATATGCTTTCAAGATTTGGTATCAGTAATAAACTTGAAATAATAAAACGAAAAGCAAAAAGCATAGATGTAATAATGAATGTCTATAAACCTTTTATTTACGATTATAATTATACTTTTAAATCAGAAAATTTAATGGCACATCGAGTGGCTGAAAAAGAGTTTTCATATAATCCAACAGAAATAAATTGGGATAGATATTGGCGTGAAATACATATTCCTGGGCTTAATAGATGGTGTTTATCTCAACTAAAGACTCTTTCAAATAAAAAGAAAGAACTCACTTAA
- a CDS encoding FAD-binding oxidoreductase has translation MMKWWGWGDINKTFPIEDKPNLWPWIKKTISISENNKITEPVKREEIILSPANINDDFLNSVKQFLKVEQISSSEDDRLLHSYGKSYADLFYVRKGVVKKSPDIVLYPSSHDEVENIIKYAHQFNVCVIPFGGGTNIVGGVDPRDQTVTEKGPRCVVSLDMRNMNKLISIDPQSQTAVIQAGALGPKLEKDLSDKGWALGHFPDSFEYSTLGGWLATRSAGMQSDAYGKIEDMLVSLKMVTPTGTIVTRTTPASSAGPDINRLIVGSEGILGVITEATMRIHKSPEVKDYRGYLFPNFEKGVEAIRECIDKNWLPSMIRFQDEGETQLAFNLKSPKKGIESIVQKQLKRILSVTGYSRPCIMVVGFEGDAKQVQIIANEATKILKKHRAFSLGKGIGKTWSKDKFNVPYLRDYIMDFGVMVDVAETAAVWSKLLNVHKKTIEEMNKYFKSHGDGSGYIGCHISHTYKTGACLYFTYAAKQIVGKEMEQYYGYKKLITDTFMKNGATLTHHHAVGYEHSPWMESEISQTGIKALKGVKNALDPKNILNPGKVFPVEEEMRLGVFGIDAPEVVNQSKSRIKKRSGQTSRNLHEDSIG, from the coding sequence ATGATGAAATGGTGGGGCTGGGGTGATATTAATAAAACATTTCCGATTGAAGATAAACCAAATCTTTGGCCTTGGATAAAAAAGACAATCTCAATATCTGAAAATAATAAAATTACAGAACCTGTTAAGAGAGAAGAAATTATTCTCAGTCCAGCAAATATCAATGACGATTTTTTAAATTCTGTAAAACAATTTTTAAAAGTGGAACAAATAAGTTCTTCTGAAGATGATCGTTTGTTACATTCTTATGGGAAATCATATGCAGATCTCTTCTATGTGCGAAAAGGAGTCGTAAAAAAATCTCCAGACATCGTTCTATATCCATCTTCGCATGATGAAGTTGAAAATATTATTAAATATGCGCATCAATTCAATGTATGTGTCATTCCATTTGGTGGGGGAACAAATATTGTGGGAGGTGTGGATCCACGTGATCAAACTGTGACAGAAAAAGGACCTCGCTGCGTTGTTTCCTTAGATATGCGTAATATGAATAAACTTATTTCCATCGATCCACAGTCACAAACGGCCGTTATTCAGGCGGGCGCACTGGGTCCAAAGTTAGAAAAAGATTTATCCGATAAAGGTTGGGCATTGGGACATTTTCCAGATTCCTTTGAATACTCGACTTTAGGTGGATGGCTTGCAACCCGCTCAGCAGGCATGCAATCCGACGCTTATGGAAAAATAGAAGATATGCTTGTTTCGTTAAAAATGGTCACTCCCACAGGTACTATCGTAACAAGAACAACACCAGCATCGAGCGCTGGTCCCGATATCAATCGACTTATTGTTGGGTCTGAAGGAATATTAGGTGTTATAACAGAAGCAACAATGCGCATTCATAAATCACCTGAGGTTAAGGATTACCGTGGATATCTTTTCCCAAATTTTGAAAAAGGTGTTGAAGCGATTAGAGAATGCATTGATAAAAATTGGCTTCCAAGTATGATTCGCTTTCAAGATGAAGGTGAAACTCAACTGGCATTTAATTTAAAATCACCAAAAAAAGGAATCGAATCGATTGTCCAAAAACAATTGAAACGAATATTATCAGTGACTGGTTATAGTCGTCCTTGTATCATGGTCGTAGGTTTTGAAGGTGATGCAAAACAAGTGCAAATTATTGCGAACGAAGCAACAAAAATTCTCAAGAAGCATAGAGCCTTTTCCTTAGGAAAAGGGATTGGCAAGACTTGGTCAAAAGACAAATTCAACGTTCCCTATTTACGTGATTATATAATGGATTTTGGTGTGATGGTGGATGTTGCAGAAACAGCTGCGGTTTGGTCTAAATTATTGAACGTACATAAAAAAACAATTGAAGAAATGAATAAATATTTCAAATCCCATGGAGATGGCTCTGGATATATTGGCTGTCACATTTCACACACTTATAAAACAGGCGCATGCCTCTATTTTACCTATGCTGCTAAACAAATTGTTGGTAAAGAAATGGAGCAATATTACGGTTATAAGAAATTAATAACCGATACATTTATGAAGAATGGAGCTACTCTCACTCACCATCATGCAGTTGGTTATGAACATTCTCCGTGGATGGAAAGTGAAATTTCTCAAACGGGTATTAAAGCATTGAAAGGTGTTAAGAATGCACTCGATCCAAAAAATATTTTAAATCCCGGAAAAGTTTTTCCAGTAGAAGAAGAAATGCGTTTAGGCGTTTTTGGGATTGACGCCCCTGAAGTTGTTAATCAAAGTAAGAGCAGAATTAAGAAAAGAAGTGGGCAAACGAGTCGCAATTTGCACGAAGATTCGATTGGTTAG
- a CDS encoding radical SAM protein, translating to MNYREFSEKIKIKFLTLQVTKYCNMRCRYCYLPDRNIRSIMQKEILSNFIASAMKESLFEESLTVSWHAGEPLAVPLMHLSGLIECFKELEDAGIKVYHSVQTNATLLNQKIIDFLKKYSFRIGVSIDGPCEINDYSRLFVNGKSSYESTLRGINMLKINSIPFHVISVVSKRSLEQPELIYEFFESNGFRHVSLNCEEPEGIHDKSSLKEKTFFDFVVFYAKLFNIAETRNHSVIFREFYKLLFPSIRKKSIPAYIIPGVYIALGSEGKISSFTPEMLDNEHPKYGPLALGQISTGATIRSQVIENEKVKSMFSDVLKGIKKCKFECKYYESCGGGFPTDKLNCNGTFNSSETFVCRFSIQAPFKVLDNTAPMVIENAKVAYKKYPFISQSFHD from the coding sequence ATGAATTATAGAGAATTTTCTGAAAAAATTAAAATTAAATTTTTAACGCTTCAGGTTACAAAATATTGCAATATGCGATGTCGATATTGCTATTTACCGGATCGAAACATTCGTTCTATCATGCAGAAAGAAATATTATCAAACTTTATTGCATCAGCTATGAAAGAATCACTTTTTGAAGAATCTCTAACAGTTTCTTGGCATGCTGGAGAACCTTTGGCTGTGCCATTAATGCATCTTTCAGGTCTTATCGAATGTTTTAAAGAACTTGAAGATGCTGGAATCAAAGTATATCATTCAGTACAAACAAATGCTACTCTGCTTAACCAAAAAATAATTGATTTTTTAAAAAAATACTCTTTTAGAATCGGCGTAAGTATTGATGGCCCTTGTGAAATAAATGATTACAGTAGATTATTTGTAAATGGAAAGAGTTCTTATGAAAGCACATTACGGGGAATTAATATGCTGAAGATAAATTCAATTCCATTTCACGTAATTTCTGTTGTTAGTAAAAGATCTCTCGAGCAGCCAGAATTAATTTATGAGTTCTTTGAGTCAAATGGATTTAGACATGTATCTCTAAATTGTGAAGAGCCTGAAGGTATACACGATAAATCTAGCTTGAAAGAAAAGACATTTTTTGATTTTGTAGTTTTTTACGCAAAACTTTTTAACATAGCGGAAACAAGAAATCACTCAGTTATATTTAGGGAGTTTTACAAATTGCTATTTCCAAGTATTCGAAAGAAATCTATTCCTGCGTATATTATTCCTGGAGTTTATATAGCTCTAGGTTCGGAAGGAAAAATATCAAGTTTTACACCTGAAATGTTAGATAATGAGCATCCAAAATATGGTCCCCTTGCATTAGGACAAATTTCAACAGGAGCAACAATTAGAAGTCAAGTTATTGAAAATGAAAAGGTTAAGTCAATGTTTTCAGATGTATTAAAAGGAATTAAGAAATGCAAATTTGAATGTAAATATTATGAATCATGTGGTGGTGGATTTCCTACTGATAAGCTGAATTGCAACGGCACCTTTAATTCTTCAGAAACATTTGTGTGTAGATTTTCAATTCAAGCACCCTTCAAAGTATTAGATAATACTGCTCCAATGGTTATTGAAAATGCTAAAGTAGCTTACAAAAAATATCCATTTATTTCTCAATCTTTCCATGATTAA
- a CDS encoding tetratricopeptide repeat protein, with translation MTKMSDLSLDMSFLIVDHSDSFRDIISMGLKSLGFKNIIKSPSAHIAYANLITRKIDFVICELNLDAMDGIELLKEIREDKKIGFMPFLMMSTEITKEQIAMLAEYEIDGFIKKPFTFQMLVEKIPVCYNHYNDPKNKEYLFSQAKSLLAEKKYQQAFNIYESLLKSYPQSARACIGLSRCYRSFDNFESAEYFCRKAIDNNNQYVQGFDEMANICMDRNMIDQAIYFYKRAVFLSPKNPLRYESITNSLIEKQRFKEAEEFLDDATNSGIDYQSIYEQYARSLFYQRKLEKAVMYFDKALENSENRISLLNLMGICYKDLNKFDEAIKYYDIAIREDPNDTKVLFNKALCYIDMNEFAKAKKICQKIIKIEPNHEKANRKIRELDAKMK, from the coding sequence ATGACAAAAATGAGTGATTTATCTTTAGATATGTCATTTCTCATAGTGGACCATAGTGATTCATTTCGTGATATTATTTCAATGGGCTTAAAATCTTTAGGCTTTAAAAATATCATTAAATCTCCTTCAGCACATATTGCTTATGCCAATCTTATTACAAGAAAAATCGATTTCGTTATCTGTGAATTAAATCTAGATGCAATGGATGGAATAGAACTACTAAAGGAAATAAGGGAAGATAAAAAAATTGGTTTTATGCCATTTTTAATGATGAGCACTGAAATCACAAAAGAACAAATTGCAATGCTTGCTGAATACGAGATTGATGGTTTTATAAAGAAACCATTTACCTTCCAAATGTTGGTTGAAAAAATTCCAGTTTGCTATAACCATTACAACGATCCTAAAAATAAAGAGTATCTTTTTTCACAAGCAAAAAGTTTATTGGCAGAAAAAAAGTATCAGCAGGCATTCAATATTTATGAGTCTTTATTAAAATCATATCCGCAATCTGCTCGAGCGTGTATTGGTTTATCTCGTTGCTATCGCAGCTTTGACAATTTTGAAAGCGCCGAATATTTTTGTCGTAAGGCGATCGATAATAACAATCAATACGTCCAAGGTTTTGATGAAATGGCAAATATTTGTATGGATCGCAATATGATCGATCAAGCTATTTATTTTTATAAAAGAGCTGTTTTTTTAAGTCCTAAAAATCCTCTTCGCTACGAATCTATAACGAATTCCTTGATAGAAAAGCAACGCTTTAAAGAGGCTGAAGAGTTTTTAGATGATGCAACAAATTCTGGAATTGATTATCAAAGTATATATGAACAGTATGCAAGATCTCTCTTTTACCAGAGGAAACTGGAAAAAGCTGTTATGTATTTTGACAAAGCATTGGAAAACTCCGAAAATAGGATAAGTTTATTAAATTTAATGGGCATATGCTATAAAGATTTAAACAAGTTTGATGAAGCGATTAAATATTATGACATCGCAATCCGCGAAGATCCAAATGACACAAAAGTTCTATTCAATAAAGCATTGTGTTATATTGATATGAATGAATTTGCAAAGGCAAAAAAAATCTGTCAAAAGATAATAAAAATTGAACCAAACCATGAAAAGGCAAATAGAAAAATACGCGAGCTCGATGCAAAAATGAAATAA